A single Pedobacter sp. PACM 27299 DNA region contains:
- the traK gene encoding conjugative transposon protein TraK: MFTQFKNIDTAFQHIKRFSIYLILANVLILCFGIYKSYEFANKAQNRIHILYNGKVLEAIAADRKTNIPVELRDHIKTFHQYFFSMDPDEKAILSNMTKALYLADESAKKQYDNLKESGYYSNLISANISQEIEVDSIALDLNAYPYQFRCYATQKLIRSSSTVVRNLVTTGEVRDLKSQTDNNPHGFLIQRWETISNLDVPLNL; this comes from the coding sequence ATGTTTACACAGTTTAAAAATATCGATACGGCATTTCAGCACATCAAAAGGTTTAGTATTTATCTGATCCTGGCCAATGTGCTCATCCTTTGTTTTGGCATTTATAAAAGTTATGAGTTTGCCAATAAGGCGCAGAATAGAATACATATCTTGTATAATGGGAAGGTGCTGGAGGCCATTGCAGCAGATAGGAAAACGAATATCCCCGTAGAATTACGCGACCACATCAAAACTTTTCATCAGTATTTTTTTAGCATGGATCCTGATGAAAAGGCCATTCTGTCCAACATGACAAAAGCGCTTTATCTGGCGGATGAATCGGCAAAGAAACAATATGACAACCTTAAAGAATCTGGTTATTACAGCAATTTGATTTCAGCTAATATTAGTCAGGAAATTGAGGTAGATAGTATAGCACTTGACTTAAATGCATACCCATATCAATTTAGGTGTTACGCTACTCAAAAGTTGATTCGTTCCAGTAGTACGGTTGTACGAAACCTGGTTACAACAGGGGAGGTCAGGGACTTAAAAAGCCAGACTGATAACAATCCACATGGTTTTCTAATCCAACGCTGGGAGACGATCAGTAATTTGGATGTACCCTTAAACCTTTAA
- a CDS encoding class I SAM-dependent methyltransferase has protein sequence MPVAELELLKSGANVFGVDQNAEAIAQLRRLATSFPQVDPAESFKVAAVEELPFAATTFDLVISSAVLHFAENPIISKRC, from the coding sequence ATGCCGGTTGCGGAACTGGAACTTTTGAAAAGCGGGGCGAATGTTTTTGGGGTTGACCAAAATGCGGAAGCAATCGCACAGTTGAGAAGGTTGGCCACGTCATTTCCTCAGGTGGATCCGGCAGAGAGTTTTAAGGTAGCAGCTGTAGAGGAGTTGCCCTTTGCTGCTACCACTTTTGACCTCGTGATCAGCAGCGCGGTATTACATTTTGCGGAAAACCCAATCATTTCGAAGCGATGCTGA
- the traJ gene encoding conjugative transposon protein TraJ, producing the protein MHTRTFFCLLILLGIFGFPTGVFAQGAAGYLGGLQSVLDKVYAEMIPLCSDMIGLGRSVAGFGALWYIASRVWRQIASAEPVDVYPLLRPFTLGLAILLFPVLLSVMNGVLSVTVAGTSAMKLNSDSAIKALLKKKELELKKTDNWKAYVGTDGGGDRAKWYKLSHPNKTSGTDEGWMESIGNDIKFWADRQDYKMRHGFKQFISEVLELLYQAAALCINTMRTFFLIVLAILGPIVLGLAVYDGLQHTLTVWIARYINIFLWLPIANIFGAILGKIQQNMLKLDISEVQQNGDTFFSSTDTAYLIFMIIGILGYFSVPTVANYVVHAGGGNSMLSKVNSMVVSTGAAAIGTVSGIAASKGKSGGMVADRNGDGHRNTAYGMAEGSGQDYFRDKLSGK; encoded by the coding sequence ATGCATACAAGAACATTTTTTTGTTTATTAATTCTGCTGGGAATTTTCGGATTTCCTACCGGAGTCTTTGCTCAGGGAGCTGCAGGCTATCTAGGTGGATTGCAATCTGTGTTAGATAAGGTATATGCGGAAATGATTCCGCTTTGTTCGGATATGATTGGTCTAGGTAGATCAGTAGCTGGCTTTGGGGCCCTGTGGTATATCGCCAGTAGGGTCTGGAGGCAGATTGCCTCTGCCGAACCTGTGGATGTATATCCTTTGTTGCGTCCTTTTACGCTTGGTCTTGCTATTTTATTGTTTCCTGTACTGCTGAGTGTAATGAACGGTGTGCTCAGTGTAACTGTTGCCGGAACATCAGCAATGAAACTGAATTCTGATTCCGCGATAAAGGCTTTGCTGAAAAAGAAGGAATTGGAATTGAAGAAAACAGACAATTGGAAGGCTTATGTGGGCACAGATGGGGGAGGTGATAGGGCAAAATGGTATAAACTCAGTCATCCTAACAAAACCTCCGGAACTGATGAAGGCTGGATGGAAAGTATTGGAAATGACATCAAGTTCTGGGCTGATCGGCAGGATTATAAAATGCGACACGGCTTTAAGCAGTTTATTTCTGAGGTGTTGGAATTGCTTTATCAGGCTGCAGCACTTTGTATCAATACCATGAGAACCTTTTTTCTGATTGTCCTTGCCATACTTGGGCCTATTGTTTTAGGTTTAGCAGTCTACGATGGTTTGCAGCATACATTAACGGTTTGGATCGCCAGGTACATCAACATTTTTCTATGGTTGCCAATCGCCAATATTTTTGGTGCCATTCTGGGAAAAATCCAGCAGAACATGTTGAAACTTGATATTTCAGAGGTTCAGCAGAATGGGGATACCTTTTTCTCCAGTACAGATACCGCTTATTTGATATTTATGATCATTGGAATCCTGGGTTATTTCTCTGTGCCAACGGTAGCCAATTACGTGGTACATGCAGGCGGAGGTAATTCGATGTTGAGTAAAGTCAATTCTATGGTAGTGAGCACTGGAGCTGCAGCGATTGGGACGGTGAGCGGAATAGCCGCCTCAAAAGGAAAATCAGGAGGGATGGTCGCTGACCGAAACGGAGATGGCCATCGCAACACCGCGTACGGGATGGCAGAAGGATCCGGTCAGGATTATTTTCGGGATAAGCTCTCGGGCAAATAA
- the traM gene encoding conjugative transposon protein TraM, whose product MNTKQKVTKRKILLFLPLIVFPLLGLGYYLFFIRDAEKEKQLVKKGINRDLPDAAFTREQPQDKYGYYQQSDRDSVKIKDYGLQSVAGRLGFKGIQEDPQTIAITQKLSLLDRELNRKEEPLVLGSPKMQQDPLKGDVDRLEGLMKSMQENKTADPEMEQLNGMLQGILDIQHPGRVQQRLEQTKSLKSDSLFRAIPAIIANHQKVVQGATIKLVLQDSVTLAGQLFFKGHSIYGICQLMNQRLLLNIKNIRLGTSIVPVDLTVYSLDGMEGINAPEVVFGDAVSGGTDNALQSMQFLNIDQSIGLQAAGAGINTAKNLFSKKVRRIKVKLEAGQPVLLRNNKSNQQNFN is encoded by the coding sequence ATGAACACAAAACAAAAGGTAACAAAGCGGAAGATCCTACTCTTTCTTCCGCTGATTGTTTTCCCCCTGCTAGGGTTGGGGTATTACCTGTTTTTTATCAGGGATGCCGAGAAGGAAAAGCAATTGGTAAAAAAGGGCATCAATAGGGACTTACCTGATGCTGCTTTCACCCGCGAGCAGCCACAGGATAAGTATGGTTATTATCAGCAGTCCGACAGGGATTCTGTGAAAATTAAAGATTATGGACTTCAATCTGTAGCTGGGCGATTAGGTTTTAAAGGAATTCAGGAAGATCCTCAGACAATAGCCATTACCCAGAAGCTGTCTTTACTGGATAGGGAATTGAATAGGAAAGAGGAGCCTTTGGTTTTAGGAAGCCCAAAAATGCAACAAGATCCTTTAAAAGGGGATGTTGACCGGTTGGAGGGACTCATGAAATCCATGCAGGAGAATAAAACTGCTGATCCTGAAATGGAGCAATTGAATGGAATGTTACAAGGGATTTTAGATATCCAGCATCCTGGCCGTGTTCAACAACGACTGGAGCAGACGAAATCGTTAAAATCCGATAGCTTGTTCAGGGCTATTCCAGCCATCATTGCAAATCACCAAAAAGTAGTGCAAGGAGCAACCATTAAGCTTGTTTTACAGGACAGTGTGACCCTTGCTGGTCAACTGTTTTTCAAAGGGCATTCGATTTACGGTATTTGCCAATTGATGAACCAAAGGTTATTGCTAAACATTAAAAATATCAGGCTTGGAACTTCTATAGTTCCCGTTGATCTGACTGTTTACTCGCTAGATGGTATGGAGGGAATTAATGCGCCTGAAGTGGTATTTGGGGATGCAGTCTCTGGGGGTACAGATAATGCCTTGCAGAGCATGCAGTTTTTGAATATAGATCAGTCCATTGGCCTGCAAGCTGCTGGCGCTGGGATCAACACTGCGAAAAACCTCTTTTCTAAAAAAGTACGGAGGATAAAGGTCAAGCTGGAAGCAGGCCAGCCGGTGTTGCTACGTAATAATAAATCCAATCAACAGAATTTTAATTAA
- a CDS encoding JAB domain-containing protein — protein sequence METLKIQNDLSKIAEIKISYLPKFKAYERPQITSSMDGYKALYNCWDKNTIALREEFKILLLNYNNRVLGYFNVGTGGVSAVVVDAKLIFGVALKASASAIILAHCHPSGNLDPSSQDITITNKLIEIGKYLDLRILDHLILTPDNGYYSFADEGLI from the coding sequence ATGGAAACTCTGAAAATTCAAAACGACCTATCAAAAATTGCAGAAATAAAAATCAGTTACCTGCCTAAATTTAAAGCGTATGAAAGACCACAAATTACTTCTTCAATGGACGGGTATAAGGCACTTTATAATTGCTGGGATAAGAATACAATTGCCCTTCGAGAAGAATTTAAGATTTTGCTATTGAACTATAACAACAGGGTTCTGGGCTATTTTAATGTAGGAACAGGAGGGGTTTCGGCAGTTGTTGTAGATGCTAAACTGATTTTTGGAGTGGCCTTAAAAGCAAGTGCCAGCGCAATTATCCTTGCACATTGCCATCCTTCGGGTAATCTTGATCCAAGTTCTCAGGATATCACTATCACCAATAAGTTAATTGAAATTGGAAAATATCTTGACCTAAGGATTTTGGATCATTTGATTCTTACTCCTGATAATGGTTATTATTCTTTTGCTGATGAAGGGTTGATTTAA
- a CDS encoding histone H1, producing the protein MENFKQIKTLISQIEVDADKFYNRGNSAAGTRLRKGMLALRVLANQQRKEVTAIKNNK; encoded by the coding sequence ATGGAAAATTTTAAACAGATTAAAACACTTATCTCTCAAATCGAAGTTGATGCGGATAAATTTTATAACAGAGGAAATTCAGCAGCAGGCACTAGACTTAGAAAAGGAATGTTAGCTTTGAGAGTTCTTGCTAATCAGCAACGTAAGGAAGTCACAGCAATAAAGAATAACAAGTAA